The stretch of DNA TCGTCACGCGCTTCGCCGCGCGCATGGGCGACCTGCGCGTGGGTGCCGGCGACGAGCCCGGAACCGACCTCGGTCCCTTGATCGACGACCGCAGCCGCGAGCGCGTGCACGGCCTGGTCTCCGACGCGGTCGAGCGCGGGGCGCGGGTCGTCGTGGGCGGCGAGCTGCCCGACGGCCCCGGTCACTTCTACCCCGCGACGGTCCTGTCGGGTGTGGATGCGCGGTCCCGCGTCGTCACCGAGGAGATCTTCGGCCCGGTCGCGCCCGTGCAGTCGTTCGCCGACGAGGACGAGGCCGTCGCGCTGGCGAACTCCACCGAGTACGGACTGGTCGGCTACGTCTACGCGAAGGACCTCGACCGGGTCATTCGGATCGCGCCCCGGCTGCAGTTCGGGATGCTCGGCGTCAACGCCGGCGTCGTGTCCGACCCGGCCGCCCCGTTCGGTGGCGTGAAGCACTCCGGTCTCGGCCGCGAGGGCGGTCGCGAGGGCATCGACGAGTACCTCGAGTACCAGTACGTGGGCATCGCCCGCTGACTCAGGACAGGGCGACGACGCCCGACAGCAGGGCCAGGACGACGCAGGCCGGCGCCATCACCAGGCGCTCTGGCCGGCTGCGCGATGCGAGGTTCATGGCGATGCCCAGGGTGAAGTAGCCCGTCACGACCCAGGCCGCGATCTCGACGGTGCGGTCGGAGACGCCGAGCGAGATCAACCCCGCCCGCGCCAGCAGGATCGCGCCGATCACGACGTAGATCGCGACCGAGAGCGCGCTGCCCACGCGCAGTGAGGTCGGCAGCACGGTGTGCTGGCCGCCCCACGCGAACCGGCCCCACGGCGCCCCGAGGGCGAGCGCGACCTGGAAGGCGGCCAGGGCTGTGAGCAGGAGGCAGGCCGCGAGCGCGGCGGTGGTCACCATGGCGCGAGCCTAGAGGTGGCCGGGGGACGGCGGCTGCGACGACTCCTCGATGAACTTACAATCAGGCTTGACTGTTTCTATGTGAGGCACGACACTGGTCACGTGCGTACCCTTCGTGTCGGCAACTGCTCGGGCTTCTACGGCGACCGCCTCTCCGCGATGCGCGAGATGCTCGAAGGCGGCGAGCTCGACTACCTGACCGGCGACTACCTCGCCGAGCTGACGATGCTGATCCTTGGCCGCGACCGGATGAAGAGCGCCGACCTGGGCTACGCGAAGACCTTCCTCACGCAGGTCACCGAGAACCTCGCGCTGGCGAAGGAGCGCGGGGTGAGGATCGTCGCGAACGCAGGCGGTCTCAACCCCGCCGGTCTCGCCGCCGCGATCCGCGAGGTGGCCGCCGAGCAGGGCGTCGAGGTCTCCGTCGCGCACGTCGAGGGTGACGATCTCGTCGCCCGGGCGGCCGAGCTCGGCTTCGGCGACGCGCTCACCGCCAACGCCTACCTCGGAGCGTTCGGCATCGCCGAGGCGCTGCGGGCCGGTGCAGACATCGTGGTCACCGGCCGCGTCACCGACGCCTCCGTGGTGGTCGGCCCCGCGATTGCCGAGTTCGGCTGGGACCGCGAGGACCACGACCGGCTCGCCGGCGCCGTGGTCGCGGGACACGTGATCGAGTGCGGCGCCCAGGCCACCGGCGGCAACTTCAGCGGCTTCCGCGACATCGACACCTCGCGACCCCTCGGCTTCCCGATCGCCGAGATCGCCGAGGACGGCGGGGTCGTGGTCACCAAGCACGAGGGCACCGGCGGCGCGGTCACCGTGGACACCGTCACGGCCCAGCTGGTCTACGAGATCCAGGACCAGCGGTACCTGAACCCTGACGTCATCGTCGACCTGACCAGCATCGACCTCGCCCCCGACGGCGATGACCGGGTGCGGATCTCGGGCGTCCGCGGCACCGCGCCGCCGGCCACCACGAAGGTCTGCCTCAACGCGTTCGGTGGCTTCCGCAACAGCGTCGAGTTCGTGCTGACCGGCCTCGACATCGAGGACAAGGCCGCGTGGGTGCGGGCGCAGATCGAGTCCGCTCTCGCGCCGAGCCCGCCGGCCGAGATCGTGTGGGACCTCGCCCGCACCGACAAGGCCGACCCCGCCTCGCAGCCCGAGGCCGCGGCGATCCTGCGCTGCCACGTGAAGGACGCCGACCAGAACGCGGTGGGCCGCGCGTTCAGCGGCGCCGCCGTCCAGATCGCCCTCGCGTCGTACCCCGGCTTCACGATGACCGCCCCTCCCGGCCGCGGCGCCCCCTACGGCATCTACCGCGCCGCCCACGTGCCCCAGGCCGACGTGCCCCACGTCGTCGTCCACGCGGACGGATCCCGGACCGAGGTCGCTCCGCCCGCCACCTTTTGTGACGGCGTTCGGCCCGTGGCTCCCTCAACGGGCGAAACGCGTCACAAAAGTTGGGCCGAAGGAGGTGAGTTCCGCGAGATCCCCCTCGGACGCCTCGTCCACGCGCGCTCGGGCGACAAGGGCGGCAACGCGAACGTCGGCGTGTGGATCCCGGCGGCGCACCCGCGGCGCGACGCGGCCTACGCCTGGCTCGAGGAGCTCCTCACCGAGGAGCGGATCCGCGAGCTGCTCCCCGAGGCGGCCGACCTGGAGATCGACGTCCACCCGCTGCCGAACCTGGCGGGCGTGAACGTGATCCTGCACGGACTGCTCGGCGAGGGCGTCGCCTCGTCCACCCGCTTCGACCCGCAGGCCAAGGCGCTCGGTGAGTGGCTGCGCGCCCGCGTCGTGCCCATCCCCGAGGAGCTGCTCGCATGAACGCCTGGAACACCCCCGAGCGCGACGCGCTCCGCACCGCCGTCGAGGACTTCACCCGCGCCGAGATCGCGCCGCACCTGCCGCAGTGGGAGGACGACGGCGAGCTCCCGCGCGAGCTGCACCGCCGCACCGCGAAGGCGGGGTTCCTGGCGATCGGCTTCCCGGAGGAGGTCGGCGGCGACGGCGGCGACATGATCGACTCGGTCATCGCCACCGAGGCGATCATGGCCGCCGGCGGCTCGACCGGCCTGCAGGCCAGCCTGTTCACCCACTCGATCGCGACGCCGCACATCATCGACTCGGGCGATACCGACCTCATCGACCGGTACGTCCGGCCCACGCTGGCCGGCGAGATGATCGGCTCGCTCGGCGTCACCGAGCCCGGCGGCGGGTCGGACGTGGCTAACATCCGCACCCGCGCCGTGCGCGACGGCGACCACTACGTCGTCAACGGCGCGAAGACGTTCATCACCAGCGGCGTCCGCGCCGACTTCGTGACCACCGCCGTCCGCACGGGCGGCGAGGGCCACGGCGGCATCAGCCTGCTCGTCATCGAGAAGGGCACGCCGGGCTTCACGGTGGGCCGCAGCCTGCGCAAGATGGGCTGGCACTGCTCCGACACTGCCGAGCTCTCCTTCGAGGACGTGCGCGTGCCGGCGGAGAACCTCGTCGGCGACGAGAACGCCGGCTTCTACTACATCGCGCAACAGTTCGTCGGCGAGCGCATCAACCTCGCCACCCAGGCCTACGCCACGGCGCAGCGCGCCCTCGACCTCGCCGTCGCCTACGCGAAGGAGCGCGAGACGTTCGGGAAGCCGCTCATCGCGCGCCAGGTGATCCGCCACAAGCTCGTGGAGATGCACTCGCGCACGGCCGCCGCACGGGCGCTCACCCGCCAGGTCGTCGAGCGCTCGCTCGACACCCCGAAGTCCGATCCCACGCTGATCCTCGACGCGGTCGTCGCGAAGAACGAGGCCGTCGCGTGCGTGGAGTTCGTCGTCCACGAGGCCGTGCAGATCTTCGGCGGCATGGGCTACATGCGCGAGTCCGAGATCGACCGCCACTACCGCGACGCCCGCATCCTCGGCATCGGCGGCGGCGCCACGGAGGTCATGAAGGACCTCGCCGCGAAGCTGCTGGGGTACTGACGTGACCCGCGCCCGGCCGCCCCTGTGCCACTTTTGGAAAGGGATGCACGCAATTTCGTCCGCAGACGGTGCAACGCTCTCCACAAGTGGAGAGGGGTGGCGGTCATGAGCCCAGCACAGGTCCGCGGCGAGCGGATGGCACGCCAGCGGCTGATCGGTGAGCCGTTCCCCGACCTGATCTCGTGCGTCAGCACGCTGGGTGCGGTGCAGTTCCAGGAGTTCGAGGACTCGCTGTGGTCGCTCGCGCGCCGCACGCAGGACCGCCCCGCGCGGGAGGCCATCGCGGCCGAGATCGCGGAGGGCGACCTCGTGCGCCACCACGTGCTGCGTCCGACCTGGCACGTGGTCCGCACGCAGGACCTCGACTGGATGCTCGACCTCACTGCCGACCGCATCCGGGCGCAGTCGCGCCCGCAGCTGCGCACGACCGGACTGCTCGAGGACCGCGACCGCCTCGTCGCGATGGTCGGCGAGATCGTCGAGGCGGCGGAGGCGCCGCTGACCCGCAAGGAGATCGGCGAGGCGCTCGCCCTGCGCGGGGTCGAGCTCAAGGGTCAGGCCCTCGGGCACGTCACCGTCAGCGCCGAGCTCGACAAGGTGGTCACCACCGGCCCGCGTCGAGGTCACTGGGACACCTTCGTCCCGTACGCGTCCCGCATCCCCACGGTCGAGCTCGACCGCGAGGAGGCGCTCGTGCGGCTGGCCACGATGTACCTCGCCGGCCACGCCCCCGCCACGGCGCACGACTTCGCGTGGTGGGCCGGGATCACCGTCTCCGACGCGAAGCGCGCCTACGAGGTGGCGGAGGTCGAGCCCGTCGCGCCGGCCTCCTCCGACGGCACGGCGCTCATCCTGAGCCTGTTCGACGAGCTCGTCATCGCCTACGCCGACCGCTCGCACTACGAGGTGCCCATCGCGGAGCGCGGCACGATCGACGTCTGGGGCGGCAACCTCGTCCTGCTCGACGGCGTCGTCGCGGCCACCTGGCGCAGCCTCAAGGCGAAGCGCAAGGACGGCCCGGGCCTCTTCGAGATCACCCCCGTGCGACCTCTCGAACCCTCCGACCGCGACCGCATCCACGCCGATGCCGCCGCCTTCATCGACCACCTCGACACCCCTGTCGACCTGCAGTGGAAGGACAGCGCATGAGCGAGCGCCAGCGAGCGAAAGTTGGGCATCGAATGACGACGCCGTCGTACCGTTTCTGCTTCTCCACGGCGGTGGCGTCATGAGCGCAGTCAGGACCGCCGTCGACCCGACGACGGGCGCGTACGCCGAGAACCGGGAGGCGGCGCTCGCGCGCGTCGCCGACCTCGCCGAGCAGCACGCGAAGGCGCTGGCCGGCGGCGGCGAGAAGTACGTCGCCCGTCACCACGGCCGCGGCAAGCTGACCGCCCGGGAGCGCATCGAGCTGCTTGTCGACCAGGACTCGCCGTTCCTCGAGCTGGGCGCCCTGGCCGGCTGGGGCACCGACTTCACGGTCGGCGGCTCGATCATCACGGGCATCGGCGTCGTCGAGGGCGTCGAGTGCATGATCATCGCGAACGACCCCACGGTGAAGGGCGGCTCGTCGAACCCCGTCACGGTCAAGAAGGGCTTCCGCGCGGCGCAGGTCGCGGCCGAGAACCGGCTGCCCACGATCAACCTCGTGGAGTCCGGCGGCGCCGACCTCCCGACGCAGAAGGACATCTTCATCCCGGGCGGCGCCAGCTTCCGCAACATCACGCAGGCCAGCGAGGACCGCCGCCCGACGGTGGCCCTCGTCTTCGGCAACTCCACGGCCGGCGGCGCCTACGTGCCAGGCATGAGCGACTACGTCGTCATGGTCGACGGTGGCGCGAAGGTCTTCCTCGGCGGTCCGCCGCTGGTGAAGATGGCCACGGGCGAGGAGTCCGACGACGAGTCGCTCGGCGGCGCGCAGATGCACGCGAAGCAGTCCGGCTTGGCCGACTACCTCGCCGTGGACGAGCGCGACGCGATCCGCCTCGGCCGCCAGATCATCCGGCGCATCAACTGGCGCAAGGCCGGCCCCGTGCCGGCCTCCGTCTACGACGAGCCGGTGCTCGACGCCGAGGAGCTGCTGGGCATCGTCCCGACCGACCTCAAGGTGCCGTTCGACCCGCGCGAGGTCATCGCGCGGCTCGTCGACGGCAGCGAGTTCGACGAGTTCAAGCCGCTGTACGGCCAGAGCCTCGTCACCGGCTTCGCGCAGCTGCACGGCTACCCGATCGGCATCCTGGCCAACGCGCAGGGCGTGCTGTTCAGCCAGGAGGCGCAGAAGGCCGCGCAGTTCATCCAGCTGGC from Aeromicrobium phoceense encodes:
- a CDS encoding acyl-CoA dehydrogenase family protein, translating into MNAWNTPERDALRTAVEDFTRAEIAPHLPQWEDDGELPRELHRRTAKAGFLAIGFPEEVGGDGGDMIDSVIATEAIMAAGGSTGLQASLFTHSIATPHIIDSGDTDLIDRYVRPTLAGEMIGSLGVTEPGGGSDVANIRTRAVRDGDHYVVNGAKTFITSGVRADFVTTAVRTGGEGHGGISLLVIEKGTPGFTVGRSLRKMGWHCSDTAELSFEDVRVPAENLVGDENAGFYYIAQQFVGERINLATQAYATAQRALDLAVAYAKERETFGKPLIARQVIRHKLVEMHSRTAAARALTRQVVERSLDTPKSDPTLILDAVVAKNEAVACVEFVVHEAVQIFGGMGYMRESEIDRHYRDARILGIGGGATEVMKDLAAKLLGY
- a CDS encoding acyl-CoA carboxylase subunit beta, producing MSAVRTAVDPTTGAYAENREAALARVADLAEQHAKALAGGGEKYVARHHGRGKLTARERIELLVDQDSPFLELGALAGWGTDFTVGGSIITGIGVVEGVECMIIANDPTVKGGSSNPVTVKKGFRAAQVAAENRLPTINLVESGGADLPTQKDIFIPGGASFRNITQASEDRRPTVALVFGNSTAGGAYVPGMSDYVVMVDGGAKVFLGGPPLVKMATGEESDDESLGGAQMHAKQSGLADYLAVDERDAIRLGRQIIRRINWRKAGPVPASVYDEPVLDAEELLGIVPTDLKVPFDPREVIARLVDGSEFDEFKPLYGQSLVTGFAQLHGYPIGILANAQGVLFSQEAQKAAQFIQLANQTDTPLLFLHNTTGYMVGAEYEQGGIIKHGAQMINAVSNSKVPHISIVMGASYGAGHYGMSGRAYDPRFMFSWTGAKSAVMGPAQLAGVMEIVARQSSESKGIPFDAEGFQGIKDLVEAQIEEQSLAYFTSGLGYDDGVIDPRDTRTILGICLSAIANAPVEGARGYGVFRL
- a CDS encoding winged helix DNA-binding domain-containing protein, coding for MSPAQVRGERMARQRLIGEPFPDLISCVSTLGAVQFQEFEDSLWSLARRTQDRPAREAIAAEIAEGDLVRHHVLRPTWHVVRTQDLDWMLDLTADRIRAQSRPQLRTTGLLEDRDRLVAMVGEIVEAAEAPLTRKEIGEALALRGVELKGQALGHVTVSAELDKVVTTGPRRGHWDTFVPYASRIPTVELDREEALVRLATMYLAGHAPATAHDFAWWAGITVSDAKRAYEVAEVEPVAPASSDGTALILSLFDELVIAYADRSHYEVPIAERGTIDVWGGNLVLLDGVVAATWRSLKAKRKDGPGLFEITPVRPLEPSDRDRIHADAAAFIDHLDTPVDLQWKDSA
- a CDS encoding acyclic terpene utilization AtuA family protein translates to MRTLRVGNCSGFYGDRLSAMREMLEGGELDYLTGDYLAELTMLILGRDRMKSADLGYAKTFLTQVTENLALAKERGVRIVANAGGLNPAGLAAAIREVAAEQGVEVSVAHVEGDDLVARAAELGFGDALTANAYLGAFGIAEALRAGADIVVTGRVTDASVVVGPAIAEFGWDREDHDRLAGAVVAGHVIECGAQATGGNFSGFRDIDTSRPLGFPIAEIAEDGGVVVTKHEGTGGAVTVDTVTAQLVYEIQDQRYLNPDVIVDLTSIDLAPDGDDRVRISGVRGTAPPATTKVCLNAFGGFRNSVEFVLTGLDIEDKAAWVRAQIESALAPSPPAEIVWDLARTDKADPASQPEAAAILRCHVKDADQNAVGRAFSGAAVQIALASYPGFTMTAPPGRGAPYGIYRAAHVPQADVPHVVVHADGSRTEVAPPATFCDGVRPVAPSTGETRHKSWAEGGEFREIPLGRLVHARSGDKGGNANVGVWIPAAHPRRDAAYAWLEELLTEERIRELLPEAADLEIDVHPLPNLAGVNVILHGLLGEGVASSTRFDPQAKALGEWLRARVVPIPEELLA